One region of Lytechinus pictus isolate F3 Inbred chromosome 8, Lp3.0, whole genome shotgun sequence genomic DNA includes:
- the LOC129266919 gene encoding uncharacterized protein LOC129266919 — protein sequence MASLNIFRFQLVAVFLATVFTVANAGFGPSADGIWTDADLVAYSVVVGVAGAIFLVSIMLYCQLQYFIRVGKIEEVAQTQARQAVAKKEAETKAQLIAAQKQKARQDIAAQKAKQKTR from the exons ATGGCGTCATTGAATATATTTCGTTTTCAACTCGTCGCTGTGTTTTTGGCTACAGTATTCACAGTTGCCAATGCTGGGTTTG GTCCGTCCGCCGATGGTATCTGGACTGATGCTGATCTAGTCGCATACAGCGTGGTAGTGGGTGTGGCCGGGGCAATCTTTCTAGTGTCAATCATGCTTTACTGTCAATTACAATAT TTTATTCGAGTTGGCAAGATCGAGGAGGTGGCCCAGACTCAGGCTCGTCAAGCCGTAGCTAAAAAGGAAGCCGAGACGAAGGCCCAACTCATCGCTGCCCAGAAACAGAAAGCTAGACAGGACATTGCTGCACAAAAAGCCAAGCAGAAAACAAGATAA